One Actinospica robiniae DSM 44927 genomic region harbors:
- a CDS encoding nitrate reductase subunit alpha, with protein sequence MTDIDRIVRGGPEPGTPSVPAGRLAPLLPGLEPVDSLLRKAQFFTPGTPSADYREVRRRGGRGAEEFYRERWRHDKEVRSTHGVNCTGSCSWKVYVKDGIITWETQQTDYPSVGPDSPEYEPRGCPRGASFSWYTYSPSRVRYPYVRGPLLEMWREARTRLADPVAAWADIMADPVRTERYKQARGKGGFLRATWDEVSELIAAAHVHTVKEYGPDRVVGFSPIPAMSQVSYAAGTRFLSMIGATILSFYDWYADMPIASPQVFGDQTDVPESGDWWNSSYLIIWGTNLPITRTPDAHFMTEARYKGQKVVVVSPDYSDHTKFADDWLACAPGRDAALAMAMGHVVLTEFFRDRQVPYFTDYVKTYTDLPFLVTLREHGDAYVPDRFLTAADLGQDDESAAHQTVLLDAATGEPVFPNGTLASRFSAAGKGRWNLDLGGIDPLLSLQGTEADAAAVDLPRFDIGETEGGGVVRRGVPTRLINGRLVTTVFDLLMAQYGVAREGLPGQWPTGYDDASSPYTPAWQESITFVPAQAAARVAREFARNAELSHGRSMIAMGAGTNHWFHSDQIYRSFFTLTMLCGCQGVNGGGWAHYVGQEKIRPLTGFQHVAFGLDWQRPTRHMTGTSFFYLHTDQWRYEHFDAAEFASPLGRGLFAGRAFADTLAQAARRGWTPTHPAFDRNPLDLADEAAAAGLSASDYVVRELTAGRLKFAGEDPDDPANFPRVMTVWRANLLGSSGKGMEYFMRHLLGVEDAVRAEETPLGMRPAEVAWREPAPRGKLDLVTTVDFRMTSTCTYSDIVLPAATWYEKHDISTTDMHPFVHSFNPAIAPPWETRTDFEVFKTIGEEFSRLAATHLGTRTDVLAAPLMHDTPDELAQPGGVARDWRRGECEPVPGRTMPKLIAIERDYAAVAEKMAALGPLTETAGTAVKGISWKPAGAVDLLGRLNGRVRGGVADGRPKLERDVHLAEAILALSGTTNGEIAMTGWRVLEERTGVRLADLAEERAGDRISFADTQIQPRAVITSPEWSGSETGGRRYSAFVVNVERKKPWHTLTGRMHFFLDHDWIAEYGEFLPTYRPPLDYARHYGPQGLDEPGRPEITVRYLTPHSKWSIHSEYQDNLHMLRLFRGGPVIWMSPADAAAIGVGDNDWIEAFNRNGVVAARAVVTHRMPQGTVYMHHAMDRHLMTPKSEVSGWHGGGDNSLTRLVVKPTHMIGGYGQFSYAFNYYGPTGNQRDEVTVIRRRAQDVEF encoded by the coding sequence ATGACCGACATCGACCGGATTGTCCGCGGCGGGCCCGAGCCGGGCACACCGAGCGTTCCGGCCGGGAGGCTCGCGCCGCTGCTGCCGGGCCTGGAGCCGGTGGATTCGCTGCTGCGCAAGGCGCAGTTCTTCACGCCGGGAACGCCGAGTGCGGACTACCGCGAGGTGCGGCGACGCGGCGGGCGCGGGGCGGAGGAGTTCTACCGGGAGCGGTGGCGGCACGACAAGGAAGTGCGCTCGACGCACGGGGTGAACTGCACCGGATCCTGTTCCTGGAAGGTGTACGTCAAGGACGGCATCATCACCTGGGAGACGCAGCAGACGGATTATCCGTCCGTCGGACCGGATTCCCCCGAGTACGAGCCGCGCGGCTGCCCGCGCGGCGCGTCGTTCTCCTGGTACACCTACTCGCCCTCCCGGGTGCGCTATCCGTACGTGCGCGGCCCACTGCTCGAGATGTGGCGAGAGGCGCGGACCCGGCTGGCCGATCCGGTCGCGGCCTGGGCGGACATCATGGCGGATCCGGTGCGCACGGAGCGCTACAAGCAGGCCCGGGGCAAGGGCGGGTTCCTGCGCGCCACCTGGGACGAGGTCAGCGAGCTGATCGCGGCCGCACACGTGCACACGGTCAAGGAGTACGGGCCGGACCGGGTGGTGGGCTTCTCGCCGATCCCGGCGATGTCGCAGGTCTCGTATGCCGCCGGGACGCGGTTCCTGTCGATGATCGGCGCGACGATCCTGTCCTTCTACGACTGGTACGCGGATATGCCGATCGCCTCGCCGCAGGTGTTCGGGGACCAGACCGACGTGCCGGAGTCCGGCGACTGGTGGAACTCGTCGTATCTGATCATCTGGGGCACGAATCTGCCGATCACCCGGACCCCGGACGCGCACTTCATGACCGAGGCGCGGTACAAGGGGCAGAAGGTCGTGGTGGTCAGCCCGGACTACTCCGACCATACGAAGTTCGCCGACGACTGGCTCGCCTGCGCCCCGGGCCGGGACGCGGCGCTGGCCATGGCGATGGGCCACGTCGTACTCACCGAGTTCTTCCGGGATCGTCAGGTACCTTACTTCACCGATTATGTGAAGACCTACACCGATCTGCCGTTCCTGGTGACTCTGCGGGAGCACGGCGACGCCTACGTGCCCGACCGCTTCCTCACCGCCGCCGATCTCGGCCAGGACGACGAGTCGGCGGCGCATCAGACCGTGCTGCTCGACGCCGCGACGGGGGAGCCGGTTTTCCCGAACGGCACCCTCGCCAGCCGCTTCTCCGCGGCCGGAAAGGGGCGGTGGAATCTCGACCTCGGCGGCATCGACCCGCTCCTGAGCCTCCAAGGCACCGAAGCGGACGCGGCTGCAGTCGACCTGCCGCGCTTCGACATCGGCGAGACCGAGGGCGGCGGCGTGGTCCGGCGCGGCGTGCCGACCCGGCTGATCAACGGCCGTCTGGTGACGACCGTGTTCGACCTGCTGATGGCCCAGTACGGCGTGGCGCGCGAAGGCCTGCCGGGACAGTGGCCGACCGGCTACGACGACGCTTCGAGCCCGTACACGCCCGCCTGGCAGGAGTCGATCACCTTCGTCCCGGCACAGGCCGCGGCCCGGGTCGCCCGCGAGTTCGCGCGCAACGCGGAGCTCTCCCACGGCCGGTCGATGATCGCGATGGGGGCCGGGACCAACCACTGGTTCCACTCCGACCAGATCTACCGCAGCTTCTTCACGCTCACGATGCTGTGCGGCTGCCAGGGCGTGAACGGAGGCGGGTGGGCGCACTACGTCGGCCAGGAGAAGATCCGTCCGCTCACCGGCTTCCAGCACGTGGCCTTCGGGCTCGACTGGCAGCGCCCCACCCGGCACATGACCGGCACCTCGTTCTTCTACCTGCACACCGACCAGTGGCGCTACGAGCACTTCGACGCCGCCGAGTTCGCCAGCCCGCTCGGCCGTGGGCTGTTCGCCGGGCGCGCCTTCGCCGACACCCTCGCCCAGGCCGCACGCCGCGGCTGGACGCCCACGCACCCGGCGTTCGACCGCAACCCGCTGGATCTGGCCGACGAGGCCGCGGCAGCGGGCCTGAGCGCCTCGGACTACGTGGTGCGGGAGCTGACGGCAGGCCGGCTGAAGTTCGCAGGGGAGGACCCGGACGATCCGGCCAACTTCCCGCGCGTGATGACGGTCTGGCGGGCCAATCTGCTCGGTTCCTCCGGCAAGGGCATGGAGTACTTCATGCGCCACCTGCTCGGCGTGGAGGACGCCGTGCGGGCCGAGGAGACGCCGCTGGGGATGCGCCCGGCCGAGGTCGCCTGGCGCGAGCCCGCCCCGCGCGGCAAGCTCGATCTGGTCACCACCGTCGACTTCCGCATGACCAGCACGTGTACGTACTCGGATATCGTGCTGCCGGCCGCGACCTGGTACGAGAAGCATGACATCTCCACCACCGACATGCACCCGTTCGTGCACTCGTTCAATCCGGCGATCGCCCCGCCCTGGGAGACCCGAACCGACTTCGAGGTCTTCAAAACCATCGGCGAGGAGTTCTCCCGGCTGGCCGCGACCCATCTCGGCACCCGCACCGACGTGCTCGCCGCCCCGCTGATGCACGATACGCCGGACGAGCTCGCCCAGCCCGGCGGCGTCGCCCGGGACTGGCGCCGCGGCGAGTGCGAGCCGGTGCCCGGCCGGACGATGCCCAAGCTGATCGCGATCGAACGCGACTACGCCGCGGTCGCGGAGAAGATGGCGGCGCTCGGCCCGCTGACCGAGACGGCCGGCACCGCGGTCAAGGGCATCTCCTGGAAGCCGGCCGGCGCGGTGGACCTGCTCGGGCGGCTCAACGGCCGGGTGCGCGGCGGCGTGGCGGACGGGCGGCCGAAGCTGGAACGCGACGTGCACCTGGCCGAGGCGATCCTGGCCCTGTCCGGCACCACCAACGGCGAGATCGCGATGACCGGCTGGCGGGTCCTGGAGGAGCGCACCGGCGTGCGGCTGGCGGATCTGGCCGAGGAGCGGGCCGGGGACCGGATCTCCTTCGCCGACACGCAGATCCAGCCGCGGGCCGTGATCACCTCGCCGGAGTGGTCAGGCAGCGAGACCGGAGGACGCCGCTACTCGGCCTTCGTGGTCAACGTCGAGCGCAAGAAACCCTGGCACACCCTGACCGGCCGGATGCACTTCTTCCTCGACCACGACTGGATCGCCGAGTACGGCGAGTTCCTGCCGACCTACCGTCCGCCGCTCGACTACGCCCGGCACTATGGCCCGCAGGGCCTCGACGAGCCGGGCCGGCCGGAGATCACCGTGCGCTACCTCACCCCGCATTCGAAGTGGTCGATCCACTCCGAGTACCAGGACAACCTGCACATGCTGCGTCTGTTCCGCGGCGGCCCGGTGATCTGGATGAGCCCGGCGGACGCGGCCGCGATCGGGGTCGGGGACAACGACTGGATCGAGGCGTTCAACCGCAACGGCGTCGTCGCCGCGCGAGCCGTCGTGACCCACCGGATGCCGCAGGGCACGGTGTATATGCACCATGCGATGGACCGGCATCTGATGACGCCCAAGTCGGAGGTCTCCGGCTGGCACGGCGGCGGTGACAATTCCCTGACACGGCTGGTGGTCAAGCCCACCCACATGATCGGCGGCTACGGCCAGTTCTCCTACGCCTTCAACTACTACGGTCCGACCGGCAACCAGCGCGACGAGGTGACCGTGATCCGGCGTCGCGCGCAGGATGTGGAGTTCTGA
- the narH gene encoding nitrate reductase subunit beta: MRPQANVAMVMNLDKCIGCHTCSVTCKQVWTNRPGTEYVYFNNVETKPGVGYPRRYEDQEQWHGGWTLDGKGRLQLKAGGRLRKLLSIFYNPDLPTIDDYGDPWTYDYQRLIEAPLGTRNPSAHAVSALTGRDMKITWGSNFEDDLAGAPEHAMSDPNLAGLQERVRMEFEQVFMFYLPRICEHCLNPSCVASCPSGAMYKRAEDGIVLVDQDRCRGWRFCVSGCPYKKVYFNHRTGKAEKCTFCFPRIESGQPTICSETCVGRLRYLGLFLYDADKVLDAAATPDTQDLYEAQLDLFLDPHDPAVRKAAAEAGIPHDWIEAARRSPVYELAVRHRVALPLHPEYRTLPMVWYIPPLSPVSDVVDAAGYDQDDPDAVFATIDALRIPVEYLANLFTAGDPAPIRRVLRKLAAVRAIQRAGQLGLDLDEDLPAAVGASADELDDLFRLLAIAKYEDRYVVPPAHAEEAGRLMGQHEQLFCSLDTEGGPGMGGEGSGAEGSGGHGIRAYRPTGEPGAARTFEAEDGRARFNLLGWNGAGPAPGLFPQGGGR, encoded by the coding sequence ATGCGCCCGCAAGCGAACGTCGCCATGGTGATGAACCTGGACAAGTGCATCGGCTGCCACACCTGCTCGGTCACCTGCAAGCAGGTGTGGACGAACCGGCCCGGCACCGAATACGTGTACTTCAACAACGTCGAGACCAAGCCGGGCGTGGGCTATCCCCGGCGCTACGAGGACCAGGAGCAGTGGCACGGCGGCTGGACCCTCGACGGCAAGGGACGGCTGCAGCTGAAGGCGGGCGGCCGGCTGCGCAAGCTGCTCTCGATCTTCTACAACCCGGATCTGCCGACCATCGACGACTACGGCGACCCGTGGACCTACGACTACCAGCGGCTGATCGAGGCGCCGCTGGGCACGCGGAACCCGAGTGCGCACGCCGTCTCCGCGCTCACCGGCCGGGACATGAAGATCACCTGGGGCAGCAACTTCGAGGACGACCTCGCCGGCGCCCCCGAGCACGCGATGTCCGATCCGAACCTCGCCGGCCTGCAGGAGCGGGTGCGGATGGAGTTCGAGCAGGTCTTCATGTTCTACCTGCCGCGCATCTGCGAGCACTGCCTCAACCCCTCGTGCGTCGCCTCCTGCCCGTCCGGCGCGATGTACAAGCGGGCCGAGGACGGCATCGTGCTCGTCGACCAGGACCGCTGCCGCGGCTGGCGGTTCTGCGTCTCCGGCTGCCCGTATAAGAAGGTGTACTTCAACCATCGCACCGGCAAGGCGGAGAAGTGCACGTTCTGCTTCCCGCGGATCGAGTCCGGGCAACCCACGATCTGCTCGGAGACCTGCGTCGGCCGGCTGCGGTATCTCGGGCTGTTCCTCTACGACGCGGACAAGGTGCTCGACGCCGCGGCGACCCCGGATACTCAGGACCTTTATGAAGCCCAGCTCGATCTCTTCCTCGACCCGCACGATCCGGCCGTGCGCAAGGCCGCGGCCGAGGCCGGGATCCCGCACGACTGGATCGAGGCCGCGCGCCGCTCCCCGGTGTACGAACTCGCGGTGCGCCACCGCGTCGCCCTCCCGCTGCATCCCGAGTACCGCACGCTGCCGATGGTCTGGTACATCCCGCCGCTTTCCCCGGTCTCGGACGTGGTCGACGCCGCCGGGTACGACCAGGACGACCCCGACGCCGTCTTCGCCACCATCGACGCGCTGCGCATCCCGGTGGAGTACCTGGCGAACCTGTTCACCGCGGGCGACCCGGCCCCGATCCGCCGCGTGCTGCGGAAACTGGCCGCCGTCCGGGCGATCCAGCGCGCCGGGCAGCTCGGACTCGATCTCGACGAGGACCTGCCCGCCGCGGTCGGCGCGAGCGCGGACGAGCTCGACGACCTGTTCCGGCTGCTCGCCATCGCAAAGTACGAAGACCGCTACGTCGTCCCACCGGCCCACGCCGAGGAGGCCGGCCGGCTGATGGGCCAGCACGAGCAGCTCTTCTGCAGCCTGGACACCGAGGGCGGTCCCGGCATGGGTGGGGAAGGCAGTGGCGCGGAAGGCAGCGGCGGCCACGGCATCCGCGCCTACCGCCCCACCGGCGAGCCGGGTGCCGCGCGCACCTTCGAGGCCGAAGACGGCCGCGCCCGCTTCAACCTGCTCGGCTGGAACGGCGCGGGTCCGGCACCCGGCCTCTTCCCGCAGGGAGGCGGCCGATGA
- the narJ gene encoding nitrate reductase molybdenum cofactor assembly chaperone: MSAAQAVKLASLLLQYPRTELFTGIDTLDAFAADLGPKAARESFARFLGWLRATEPTAVAQHYVETFDLRRRCALYLTYYRYGDTRKRGMAMLEFKTAYRAAGFAPNEDELPDYLPMVLEFASLTDRGMKLIHGHRADLELLRRALVRADSPYAEVLAAVCAQVPRLSRRELSLVSEAWQAGPPREEVGIEPFAPPGYLAGYGSRSGNDRPLIPVDSVAYDRSGARL; this comes from the coding sequence ATGAGCGCGGCTCAGGCGGTCAAGCTCGCCTCGCTGCTACTGCAGTATCCGCGGACGGAGCTGTTCACAGGCATCGACACCCTCGACGCGTTCGCCGCGGATCTCGGCCCCAAAGCGGCCCGCGAGTCCTTCGCCCGCTTCCTCGGCTGGCTGCGCGCGACCGAGCCGACCGCCGTCGCCCAGCACTACGTCGAGACCTTCGATCTGCGCCGACGCTGCGCGCTCTACCTGACCTACTACCGCTACGGCGACACCCGCAAGCGCGGTATGGCAATGCTCGAATTCAAGACCGCCTACCGCGCCGCCGGATTCGCGCCGAACGAGGACGAGTTGCCCGACTACCTGCCGATGGTCCTCGAGTTCGCGTCGTTGACCGATCGTGGCATGAAACTGATCCACGGCCACCGGGCTGACCTTGAACTGCTCCGCCGCGCTCTGGTCCGGGCCGACTCCCCATATGCCGAGGTACTGGCCGCCGTCTGTGCGCAGGTGCCGAGGCTGAGCCGGCGCGAGCTGAGCCTGGTCAGCGAGGCCTGGCAGGCCGGCCCGCCGCGCGAAGAGGTCGGCATCGAGCCGTTCGCGCCGCCGGGATACCTGGCCGGCTACGGCAGCCGGTCAGGCAACGACAGGCCCCTGATTCCCGTTGACTCAGTGGCCTACGACCGGAGCGGAGCACGCCTGTGA